One stretch of Miscanthus floridulus cultivar M001 chromosome 18, ASM1932011v1, whole genome shotgun sequence DNA includes these proteins:
- the LOC136521868 gene encoding thiosulfate sulfurtransferase 16, chloroplastic-like, with translation MATSASGVSLLLAQPLPANGTSLWRGSVGVAARAPAPARFAATARAAHVHAPAAKANTNTKTWTGPRLVSVSVSVRCAGVGGTEAVPSPSSVPRSVPVRVAYELQQAGHRYLDVRTEGEFSAGHPEGAVNIPYMNKTGSGMTKNTHFLEQVSRVFGKDDEIIVGCQSGKRSLMAATELCSAGFTAVTDIAGGFSTWRENELPTTIQ, from the exons ATGGCGACCTCGGCCAGCGGCGTCTCCCTCCTCCTCGCCCAGCCGCTCCCTGCTAACGGCACCAG CCTGTGGCGCGGCAGCGTCGGTGTCGCCGCGcgagctcctgctcctgctcggtTCGCGGCCACGGCCAGGGCTGCGCACGTGCACGCGCCCGCCGCCAAAGCCAACACCAACACCAAGACGTGGACGGGGCCTCGTCTCGTTAGCGTTAGCGTTAGCGTCAGGTGCGCCGGCGTCGGCGGCACCGAGGCGGTGCCGTCCCCGTCCTCGGTGCCGCGGTCCGTGCCAGTGCGCGTCGCCTACGAGCTGCAGCAGGCCGGACACCGCTACCTCGACGTCAG AACGGAGGGCGAGTTCAGCGCTGGCCACCCGGAAGGAGCCGTTAACATCCCTTACATGAACAAAACCGGCTCAG GAATGACAAAAAACACTCACTTTCTTGAGCAAGTGTCAAGGGTCTTCGGAAAGGACGACGAGATCATCGTT GGCTGCCAAAGCGGCAAGAGGTCTCTGATGGCGGCGACTGAACTCTGCTCTGCT GGCTTCACTGCTGTGACCGACATCGCTGGTGGATTCTCGACTTGGAGGGAGAATGAGCTGCCTACCACAATCCAATGA